In the genome of Candidatus Desulfatibia profunda, the window GCCCTGGTCGTCGACACCCGCAAATTCGAGTCCGAAGCAGATCTGGAGCCGATGATCGAGATCTGCCACAAGATCCATAATGTTCCCAAACTGGAAAATAAACGGCATGAAATCAAGTGGATCTGGACGGAAGAATTCAAACACGCCTTTTCCACGCAGGAAAACGAGTTTGTCGATGATAGGGTCGAACATTTGCCGTTTTTGACCCTTTGCAACCATTGTGAAAAGCCGGCCTGTGTCAGGGCTTGCCCGACAAAGGCAACCTTTAAACGCGAAGACGGGATTGTGCTGATGGATTTTCATCGCTGCATCGGCTGCCGGTTCTGTATGGCGGCCTGCCCCTATGGATCCAGGAGCTTCAATTTCAGGGATCCGCGTCCCTTTATCAAGGAGACCAATCCCAAATTTCCCACGCGGATGAAAGGGGTTGTTGAAAAATGCAACTTCTGCGCCGAAAGACTGGCCGTCGGAAAACAGCCTGCCTGTGTGGAGGTGTCCAAGGGCGCCCTGACCTTCGGTGACCTTGAGGACCCTGAATCTGAAGTCAGAAAACTGCTGAGATCCAATTTCACCATTCGTCGCAAACCGGCCCTGGGCGCTGGGCCATCAGTATTTTATATCGTATGAGGTGGTTATGCTTGAAAAGGCGATTTTAGGAAGCAAGAGATACTATGGATGGATGACGGTCTTGCTGGCCGTTATCGGCGTAGGCGTTGCCTGTTATCTGTGGCAGTTTCAATTCGGCCTGGGGATTACAGGCATGAGCAGGGATGTCTCGTGGGGGTTTTACATTGCCCAGTTTACATTTCTGGTTGGTGTGGCTGCATCGGCCGTAATGGTGGTTCTGCCCTACTACCTGCATAACTATAAAGCATTCGGCCGGATAACAATCCTGGGCGAATTTCTGGCAGTTGCTTCGGTAACCATGTGTATTTTGTTTATCTTTGTTGACCTCGGCCAGCCTACTCGGGTCTTTAACGTCCTTTTGTACCCGACCCCCAATTCGGTTCTTTTCTGGGATATGATTGTTTTAAACGGATACCTGTTTCTGAACATCGTTATCGGCTGGAACGTGCTGGAGGCGGAACGCAACAATGTTGCGCCGGCGGGCTGGCTGAAGCCGCTGATTTATCTTTCGATACCATGGGCCGTCAGTATCCATACGGTTACAGCCTACCTTTACTGCGGCCTTCCGGGCCGGGGTTTCTGGCTGACGGCCATCCTGGCGCCGCGCTTTCTTTCTTCGGCCTTTGCTTCCGGTCCGTCCTTTTTGATTCTGCTGTGCTTCCTTGTCCGCAAGCTGACCAAGTTTGACCCGGGCAAGGAACAGATCCAGTCGCTCGCCAAGGTCGTGGCTTATGCCATTTGCATCAATGTGTTTTTCTTTTTGTGCGAAGTTTTTGTGGTGTTCTACAGCAGGATTCCCGAGCATATGGATCATTTGATATACCTCTTTGCCGGACTGCACGGACATGGTGCCCTGGTTCCCTGGATGTGGACTTCGATGATATTGATGGTGGTTTCGATTATTTTGCTGGTCAATCCGATAACGCGCAAGAATGAAAACGTCCTGATCGTCGCCTGTATCACCGTTTTTATCGGCACCTGGATCGACAAGGGACTGGGAATGATTTCCGGCGGCTTTGTTCCCAATCCGATGCATCATGTTACTGAATACATCCCGACCATTCCTGAACTGGCCATTTCAATCGGTGTATGGGCCACCGGCTTCTTGGTGTTGACCGCCCTGTTCAAGATCGCCGTATCGATCAAGGAAGAGGTTAGCGGTGTCGCCTAAACGGCTGACGAATATTTGAAATCAAAAGGGGCATCTAAAAAAGATGCCCCTTTTGATTTCAAGGCCTGCAAGCTTAACATACCATTTATTTAGTTTCTTTTTTTTGTTTTTTCTTTTTGGGACGGGTTTTGCCGTGGCTGCCTCTTGCGATTTTGCCGCGTTTTGTCCTCAAGTCGCCTTTTCCCATTTAAAAACCTCCTGTTTGTCATTCGTTTATCATTTATAAACTGTAAGCGCAAGTACTGACGCCTCCAAGCCTCTTTACAGTCCGACCCCATGGATCCAGGCACCGCAATGGCTGCATCGATGGTCCTTGATCAGGTTTTGCCTGACGTGAAATTCCCACCTGTCGATGAGGATATGGCCGCACTGGTAACAAAATGTTTTTTCCCCGGTCTCGCCCGGAACATTTCCAAGATAAACATATTTTAATCCTGCTTTGATACCGATTTCTCTGGCAGCCAAAAGGGTTCCGAGCGGAGTAGAAGGCCGATCCGTCAACTTGTAAGTGGGATGAAACCGGCTGATATGCCAGGGTGTTTCACTGCCCAGATCGTTCACCAAAAAGGCGGCCAGCGCTTCAAGCTCCTTTTTATCATCGTTTAACCCCGGAATCAGCAAGGTGGTAATCTCCACAAAAATGTCCAAAGATTTCATAAGTTTTAAAGCTTCCTTGACATGCTCCAGCTTGGCTCCACAATAGGTTTTGTAGAAATCCGGGGTAAAGCCTTTCAAGTCGACATTGGCGGCATCAAGATAGGGACTTATCATGCGCAAAGCTTCAGCGGTCATGTATCCGTTGGTTACAAAAACATTCCGGATTTCCTTTTGGTTGGCAAGCTTTGCGGTTTCAAAAGCAAATTCGAAAAATACGGTCGGCTCGGTATAGGTATAGGCGATACTTTGGCAGCCGGTTTTTAGGGCCTGATTGACAACCTCTTCCGGGGTACAGTCTTTGCCCATAATCAGCCCCTTATGATCAGCAGGCATTTGGGCGATATCGGCGTTCTGGCAAAACAGGCACCTGAAGTTGCAACCGACGGTGGCGATGGAGTAGGAAAGACTTCCCGGATACAGGTGATATAGCGGCTTTTTTTCAATGGGATCTACGGCTTGAGAAATTAGCCTTCCATAAACCAGTGTTTTCAATGTTCCTTCCTGGTTTTCGCGGACATTGCATATGCCACGCCCGCCCTCCTTGATGACACAGCGGTGGTTGCAAAGATTACATTTTACCTTCTGATCCCCCAAAGATTCATAAAGATAAGCTTCCACAATTAGGTCTCCTGGATCCAGGTCGAAAGCTCAAAGCTAAAAGCAGGTAAGAGTTCAGATACTTGCTTATGATTTGAGCTTTCGGCATTGAACATTGAGCTTTCCTATCCTACCATAGCACCGGTCGAAGGTTTGGCACGGCAAGGGATCGGCAGAGGTCTGGTTCTAAAGCGGGGAACAAGGGTTACCACCATGCCGGCAAAAGCTCCGAAAGGACAGCGTTGGGCCAGATGGGATCGTTCTATCCGGTATGCGAATTCACCAGAAACAGAGGGCAACTGACAAACGGTTCTCCAGGATATGGGCGGATCTCCCAAAATGGACCGGATATTTTTTTTCAGTTCCCAGATACTGAAAAAATGGGCGTGGTTGTAAATGGTTTCAACAAACAAACCTTTAACTCGCCGCTGAATTCCTTTGATCGCATAGCGGTTCAAGAATCCCAAAAACAGTTTGTCTTTGGCAACCCGGCAGGCTTCTTCAAGCGCTTTTTGAGGAGCTTCAACAAATTCCAGGGTGGTAACGAGGCAGGCATGGTTAAACGAATTGTCATCAAACGGAAGGTCTTCGGCAAATCCGCGGTGCAGATCTGCGCGATTACCCAAGTTCTTTTTAGCGATGGCCAGCATATATGGTGACGGATCGATACCTGTCGCCTGAAGCCCTATTTCCAGGAAGGGGAGAAGGCTTACACCGGTCCCGCAACCGATATCGAGTACGGTTTCTCTCTTTTTCGGCTGGAGCATGTCGATCATCAGACGGCTTTCGAGGTCGGCCGCAAATCTATTGTCCGGCAGTTCGTACCATTCCTCGCAAGCCTTGGCGTCATTGAAATCGAATACATAGCCCATGCATGCTAATTTAGAGGAAAAAACCGGTTTTATCAAGGGGAAAACTCAGTTAAGGATGTATTTTGTGGGATTGACCGGGATGCCTTTTAGGTAAACCTCATAATGCAGATGGGGTCCGGTACTACGACCTGTATTGCCAAGCAGGGCAATCGTTTCCCCTCTTTTTACCGTTTCGCCGTTTTTCTTTAAGGCCTTTTGAATATGAGCATACCGGGTAACGATCCCATGGTTGTGGTCGATTACAATAAAATTGCCCCGGAAAATATTGGCACCGGTAAACGCTACGATTCCATCCGCCGGAGCAACAACCGGTGCACCCTCAAGATTTGCAATATCTAATCCCTTATGAAATTCGCGCACGCCGGTATACGGTGATAGGCGGTAGCCAAATTGTGATGTTATCCACCCCTTGGCCGGGCAGATGGTAGGGGTGGAGTAAAAAAGATCTCGTTTTTCTACAAGATATTTTAAAAGAAAGTCAAACCGTTTTACCTGATTGGTTGAAACAAGCTCAAGCTGCGGCGTCTGTATATGCATTTCGCGAAGCAAACTGTTATGTTTGCTCGTGAGCGGAATTTGGGTGTCGAGATCTTCAGGGACCGAACCACCCACACCAAAGAGCTCCTCTTGGCCGGCGGGCGTGTCAATATTGGCAATGATTCTTATCGTATTTTCAAAATCATTCAAGGCCGACAACTTAGACTTTAGCGTGTTGATCTCATCTGCAAAGAATTGAATCTGCCTGCGCTGGTTGATGATTTCGCCAA includes:
- a CDS encoding 4Fe-4S dicluster domain-containing protein; the protein is MESSRRSFLKIAGISVLGLGAKPVLDVMASSGEEHGEALKPSAMKGEHVLTAKRWALVVDTRKFESEADLEPMIEICHKIHNVPKLENKRHEIKWIWTEEFKHAFSTQENEFVDDRVEHLPFLTLCNHCEKPACVRACPTKATFKREDGIVLMDFHRCIGCRFCMAACPYGSRSFNFRDPRPFIKETNPKFPTRMKGVVEKCNFCAERLAVGKQPACVEVSKGALTFGDLEDPESEVRKLLRSNFTIRRKPALGAGPSVFYIV
- the nrfD gene encoding polysulfide reductase NrfD, yielding MLEKAILGSKRYYGWMTVLLAVIGVGVACYLWQFQFGLGITGMSRDVSWGFYIAQFTFLVGVAASAVMVVLPYYLHNYKAFGRITILGEFLAVASVTMCILFIFVDLGQPTRVFNVLLYPTPNSVLFWDMIVLNGYLFLNIVIGWNVLEAERNNVAPAGWLKPLIYLSIPWAVSIHTVTAYLYCGLPGRGFWLTAILAPRFLSSAFASGPSFLILLCFLVRKLTKFDPGKEQIQSLAKVVAYAICINVFFFLCEVFVVFYSRIPEHMDHLIYLFAGLHGHGALVPWMWTSMILMVVSIILLVNPITRKNENVLIVACITVFIGTWIDKGLGMISGGFVPNPMHHVTEYIPTIPELAISIGVWATGFLVLTALFKIAVSIKEEVSGVA
- a CDS encoding 30S ribosomal protein THX — protein: MGKGDLRTKRGKIARGSHGKTRPKKKKQKKETK
- the amrS gene encoding AmmeMemoRadiSam system radical SAM enzyme: MEAYLYESLGDQKVKCNLCNHRCVIKEGGRGICNVRENQEGTLKTLVYGRLISQAVDPIEKKPLYHLYPGSLSYSIATVGCNFRCLFCQNADIAQMPADHKGLIMGKDCTPEEVVNQALKTGCQSIAYTYTEPTVFFEFAFETAKLANQKEIRNVFVTNGYMTAEALRMISPYLDAANVDLKGFTPDFYKTYCGAKLEHVKEALKLMKSLDIFVEITTLLIPGLNDDKKELEALAAFLVNDLGSETPWHISRFHPTYKLTDRPSTPLGTLLAAREIGIKAGLKYVYLGNVPGETGEKTFCYQCGHILIDRWEFHVRQNLIKDHRCSHCGAWIHGVGL
- a CDS encoding methyltransferase domain-containing protein translates to MGYVFDFNDAKACEEWYELPDNRFAADLESRLMIDMLQPKKRETVLDIGCGTGVSLLPFLEIGLQATGIDPSPYMLAIAKKNLGNRADLHRGFAEDLPFDDNSFNHACLVTTLEFVEAPQKALEEACRVAKDKLFLGFLNRYAIKGIQRRVKGLFVETIYNHAHFFSIWELKKNIRSILGDPPISWRTVCQLPSVSGEFAYRIERSHLAQRCPFGAFAGMVVTLVPRFRTRPLPIPCRAKPSTGAMVG
- a CDS encoding M23 family metallopeptidase, which gives rise to MTCLIVLAFAVSDYYHFKKNFITNQKYNKKNTEQLGEIINQRRQIQFFADEINTLKSKLSALNDFENTIRIIANIDTPAGQEELFGVGGSVPEDLDTQIPLTSKHNSLLREMHIQTPQLELVSTNQVKRFDFLLKYLVEKRDLFYSTPTICPAKGWITSQFGYRLSPYTGVREFHKGLDIANLEGAPVVAPADGIVAFTGANIFRGNFIVIDHNHGIVTRYAHIQKALKKNGETVKRGETIALLGNTGRSTGPHLHYEVYLKGIPVNPTKYILN